The following nucleotide sequence is from Gloeocapsa sp. DLM2.Bin57.
CTTAAGCCGTGAAGATATTGGAGTTGTTATCTTAACTGGTGGAGCATCAAAAATGCAACCTGTGAGAGATTTGGTAAAAGAGTGTTTTCCTAAATCAAAAAATCTAAGTTTTCGATTTGATAATAATCCTGAACTTTGTATTTCTCGTGGATTATCTTGCTATGGCAGAATTGATCTTCAAACTCGTCACTTTGAACAGGAAATTGACGGTTTTTGTGAAGATAAACTATGGGAAATATTAGGTAAACATTATGGTTCAACTAAGTTAATTGAAATTATTGGGGATAAAATTGCTGATTTAACAAGAAGTAATCTTCAATGTTGGAGAGATAAATCTATAGATGCAGATCGTATTGCTTATTGGATTAAAAAAGAATTAAAAGATTGGAGTGAATCAGATCAGTTAAAAAATGAAATAAAAAAAGAATTAGAAAGATTAGAGAAAGCAATTAGCGAAGAAGTAAATCAATCTCTAACACCCATTTGCGAAAAGTATGGACTAGGTATTATAGATTTATTGCCACCATCTTTTCTGCGTGATGATTTTTATGACACTCTGCAAGAATTTGCTGACGAGTATGACATAGATTCAGAAGATATAAAAAATAAATCTTTTTCTATTGTTGCCACGATGCAAGAACTAGCTAAAGCTCTAGTTGAGGGAATCAATGAAGCATGGAAAGATGAGGAGTTTGAAAACTTAGGAAATGGATGGGGCTGGTGGAGAAATTTGAATTTTTCAGAAGATGATGCTCGTCCAATGATTAATCAGTTAAGAAAAGGTGGCGAAGAAATTGTGGCTTCCTATTTAGGCGATGAAGATTTTGTCAAAATACCAATTTATGCCACTTATTGCTCATTACAAACAGCCTTACGACAAAAAATAAAACAGGCTAAATATTTAATTTATAGTTTTTGATTAATCATAAAAGCTCAAATTTTAAGGAGTTTGATTTATTATGAATTCAGAAGTAACAGCTTTAACTCAAGAACGGAACTTTTTTTTAGAGCAAATGGCAATGGCAACAGTGATGTCTCAATCTTTGCTCTATGTCAGTGGACGGAATTATTTAGAATTTCTAGACAATGACTGTTCTCAACTATTTAGCGTTGCTCAAAAACCACCACCACAATTGCCCCCCCATTTTATTCATATTGGTCAATTAGGTAAACCTTTATTGGGCGACCCCTATGAACCTCTTTTAGCACTTCAAACTGCTTTAGCAGCCTGTCATGGTGATTATAATCAACAATTAATTTTCTTAGTTATTCATGACGGATATTACAATAATATCTATATGGGAGTTCGTCATAACCAACATCCTCCCGACGCATTTATGCGTTCATTTCAGCACTTTTTTAGAGGTTTATACTCTGGCTCTCAATTAGAATACCTAACTCCCAACAAAGAATCTTATAAGACTAAAATAATTCAACCATTACAGGAAATGGAACATGGAATTTGTTTAACAGGGATTCCTTCTATTAAACAAAGTAGTAATGCAGAATATTTATCTTGTTTAGATCGCTTACTCAGAGGGATACAAGGAGAACCCTTTGCTTATCTTGTTATTGCAGATCCCATTAATCCGATTGAGATCGATAATATTACTTATAGATGTCGTGACTTAATTGGACAAGTACACGCCTTAAGTAAAATGAATATTACTAAAGGTCGTTCTCATGCAGTTACAAATCAAGAAAGTGAAACTAAAACTGAAGGAACACAAAGAAGTCAAGGTAAAACTGAAAGTTCTACAAAGCTAGGTGTCTTACCAATGCTAGGAATAGCAGGAGCAGGAACTTATGCAGTATCAGCTTTAGGGGTTCTTTCAGTCACCTTTCCTCCTGCTGCCTTAGTTGTTGGAATTGGTGGACTTTTGGTATCTTCTAAACTTTCTCTATCAAGGCAATCTTCTCGTTCTATCAATACCACAGTTTCTGAAAGCCTAGCTCGAACTATATCTCAAAGCGTTTCTGATACTGAATCAATGCAAATGAGCGTTGAGTTTATTAATGCTCATGTTCAAGCGGCCGAACACTTATTAAATCAATATGTAGAGCGTTTTTACTCAAAAAGAGCTTTGGGACATTGGAATGTGGGGGTTTATTGTCTATCTGCTTTTCCTGAAATTGCTGAATTGGCAGGTACACAACTTCAAGCGGTTCTCAATGGCTCTGCCAGTATGTTAGAACCTGTGCGGTGGCATAAACTAGAGCCTTTTATGTATCAATCAGATTTTCGCAATCCCCTACAACGGTTAGAAACACCTCCATTAACTTCCAAATTAGATACTGAACATCCTTTTGGCTATTTATTTGAGAATTTAACGACTCCCTTAACAACGGCTGAATTAAGTCTTTTAACTAATTATCCTCGCCGAGAAATTCCAGGTATTCAACTAATTCCTACAGCAGAATTTAGCCTTAATCGGAATATGCCAACCGAGAATAGTGTGATACTGGGCAATTTAATAGATGCAGGAACAGAAACTAAATTACCCTATGGTTTAGAGATTAATTCATTAAGTAAACATACCCTGATCACAGGCATTACAGGTAGTGGAAAATCCACCACTTGCCAAAAATTATTAAGCGAACTGCAACAACGCCATATTCCTTATCTTGTCATTGAACCCGCCAAAGATGAATATGTAGATTGGGCAATGCAAATCAACGATCGCCTGCCACCCGATAGCCCAGACCGAATTGCCATCTATATCCCAGGTATTCAAACTTGGCGAGGACGAAAACTAGAAGACCAGTTAACCTTAAACCCCTTTGACCTCGTTTGGCTCTCTGAAGATACAACCCCACAAATTTTACCTCATATAGACCGTTTGAAATCAATTTTAAACGCTTCTTTTCCCATGCAGGAAATATTACCTGTTTTACTAGAAGAAGCTCTATTCTATGCCTACAGTCGTCCTCATAACTGGTTAGATGAGCAATTACCTCCCTTTGGTACGCCTCGACCCACCTTCACTCAGCTTCTCGACCAAGTACAATTGGTGGTCAAGAGTAAAGGGTATGAAGAACGCATTACGGCTAATCTCAGTGCTGCCCTAAAAACCCGCATCCAAAGCCTGCGTCAAGGCTGGAAAGGCAAACTCTTAGATCGCCCCAATTCTACCCCTTGGGCAGCCATTTTTGACCGTCCAGCCATTATTAACCTCTCCCACTTAGGGGACGATGCTGACAAAGCCTTCACAATGGCGGTACTTTTACAATTCTTATATGAGTACCGACAGGTACAACAGGAAAACGCTTCCACCGAAGAAAGAAAAAGCGATCGCTTGCGTCACCTGACTGTAATTGAAGAAGCCCACCGCATCTTACTCCGAGCAACACCAGGTACTTTAGAACAGGCTAATCCCCAAGCTAAAGTAGCTGAAATGTTTGCCAATATTCTCTCAGAAATCAGGGCTTATGGAGAAGGGTTGCTAATCGCCGACCAAGTTCCTGCACGATTAGTCCCCGATGCCATCAAAAATACTAACCTAAAAATTGTTCACAGGCTAGTTGCCGCCGATGATCGAGAAGCCATGAGTGCTTGCATGACCTTAACCCCAGAACAAAGTGCTATTATCAATCGCCTCCGTCTGGGACAGGCTATTATTTATGGTGAACAGGCTGATATGGCATCCTGGGTACAGATTTTAAAACAGGATTAACCAATCTTTGACAACAATTAGGAGGTTTAAGAGATGAAAATGTTAGAAATCGTTAACGCTGAACGACAACCAATAGGACGAATTTTTTGGGAATTACCCGGTAAAATTACCTTAGAAGTTTTAGATTCTCGATTTGAGTCAAAGCTTCAATCTTTGATAGAAACAGGAAAAAGGGATGGATTTCCTTATCGTAAAGGAAGAGAAGTAGAAGATGATGGTCATCGTATTTTTATTGACGAGAAAATTATAGTCAAACCTGAAGATGAAAAATTCTTAGAAGCAATAGCTG
It contains:
- a CDS encoding ATP-binding protein, with the protein product MNSEVTALTQERNFFLEQMAMATVMSQSLLYVSGRNYLEFLDNDCSQLFSVAQKPPPQLPPHFIHIGQLGKPLLGDPYEPLLALQTALAACHGDYNQQLIFLVIHDGYYNNIYMGVRHNQHPPDAFMRSFQHFFRGLYSGSQLEYLTPNKESYKTKIIQPLQEMEHGICLTGIPSIKQSSNAEYLSCLDRLLRGIQGEPFAYLVIADPINPIEIDNITYRCRDLIGQVHALSKMNITKGRSHAVTNQESETKTEGTQRSQGKTESSTKLGVLPMLGIAGAGTYAVSALGVLSVTFPPAALVVGIGGLLVSSKLSLSRQSSRSINTTVSESLARTISQSVSDTESMQMSVEFINAHVQAAEHLLNQYVERFYSKRALGHWNVGVYCLSAFPEIAELAGTQLQAVLNGSASMLEPVRWHKLEPFMYQSDFRNPLQRLETPPLTSKLDTEHPFGYLFENLTTPLTTAELSLLTNYPRREIPGIQLIPTAEFSLNRNMPTENSVILGNLIDAGTETKLPYGLEINSLSKHTLITGITGSGKSTTCQKLLSELQQRHIPYLVIEPAKDEYVDWAMQINDRLPPDSPDRIAIYIPGIQTWRGRKLEDQLTLNPFDLVWLSEDTTPQILPHIDRLKSILNASFPMQEILPVLLEEALFYAYSRPHNWLDEQLPPFGTPRPTFTQLLDQVQLVVKSKGYEERITANLSAALKTRIQSLRQGWKGKLLDRPNSTPWAAIFDRPAIINLSHLGDDADKAFTMAVLLQFLYEYRQVQQENASTEERKSDRLRHLTVIEEAHRILLRATPGTLEQANPQAKVAEMFANILSEIRAYGEGLLIADQVPARLVPDAIKNTNLKIVHRLVAADDREAMSACMTLTPEQSAIINRLRLGQAIIYGEQADMASWVQILKQD